CTGTGCACAGGTGGACGAGCCACGTCTCGCGCATGCGCCCGTAGTCGTAGGTCGTCGGGTTGCCGGCCTTGCGCGCGTACTCCGGGTCCCAGTGGCAGCGCTGCATCACGTCGGGGATGCCGAGCTCGTCGGGGTGGTAGAAGCGCGGGATGCGCTGGCGGTTCTTGAAGCCGAGCCGCAGCGCGCGCACGCCGTAGAGCCCCATCCCGACGCCGACGTGCCAGCACACGATGTCGGTGACGGTGAGCGGACCCTTCACGAGCGGGCCGACCTCGTCGCCTTCCTCGACGTCCTCGAAGTAGCGCGGCTCGCCGCCGCGCGGCCGCTCGCTCGCGTACTGCGCGTCGATGCGCTCGATCTCGTCCTTCGTGTACGGGCGGATCTCGACGTCGTCGTACTTCCGGCGCTCGCGCGCGCGCTCGCGCTCGGTGCGCACCATGAGCCGGTACTGGCCCGAGAGCACGTGGCCCTCGTCGTCGCGGAACACCTGCGCCGTCCACTCGTGGATGGCGCGCTTCGCGAACTCGCTCTGCTTGTCGAGCACGCCGACGAGCGCGTTGCGGCGCACGACTCCGCGGCCCGGATGGAGCGGATACCACCACTCGCGCTCGCTGCCGGAGTAGAACGCGTGGACGCCGCGCAGCGGATCGCCGCGCATGAGGTCGCGGTGCTCGGGCGCGACGTGCGCGACCTCGTCCTCGCCGACGAGCGTGTCGCCGCCGACGAGTGCGGGCGGCGCGATCGGGCCGCCCCAGCGCGTGCCCGCCGCATAGCCCGGGTCGCACCACAGCGGGTTGTCGTCGCCGATCGCCTCGGCGACGTGGCGGAACGCGTCCTCGTTGGGGCGCAGGTAGTGCGGCGGCTGCGGGTGCGGCTCGGCGATGCCGATGCGCGCGCGCAGGCGCGCGACGCCTTCGTCGGTGATGCGGGGCTCGGCGCGGTCGCTCATGGGCGCGCAGCATAGCCGCGCGCGCCGCCGGCATGCGTACGACTAGCCGAGCTTCTCCCAGCTCCCGGCGGCCGCCGAACGGCGGATCGCGTCGAGGATGCGCTGCAGCGCGACGCCGTCCTCGAACGTGCCGGGCACCGGGTCGGGCGGCGTCGGCCGTCCGAGGATGCGATCGCGCATGCACGCGAAGAGCTTCGTGAACGGAGCGAGATCGATGCCCATCGAGTGCATCATGTCGTAGGCCGTGACGAGCAGGTCGCGGTCGGGCGGGACGGGCGGCGGGCTCGCGAGATCGTCGGGCACGGGCAGCTTCTCCGTGCCCGACGCCGTCGTCACCGACACCTGGTCGCCCGCGATCACGAGCGTCCCGCGCGGGCCCGAGATGCGCGACGCGAACGCCGGCGGGCCGAGCGTCGCCGCGCTGCTCTGCAGGAGGCCCGTGCAGCCCGCGACGGTGCGGAAGTGGATCGTGAACGTGTCCTCGGCCGTGAAGCCGGCGGGCCGGTCGGCGACCACGTCGAGCGACGCCGACAGCCCGCTCCACTCGCCGAGCGTCGCGCGCATCTGGTCGACGACGTGCGAGGCGTAGGCGCCGAGCCAGCCGCCGCCCTCGTTCGCGTCGCTCCACCAGGCGGGTACCTCGCCGCGCGGGTCGGCGAGGCTCGGCTGCAGCAGCAGGAAGGTCGCGAGGCGCGGCGCGCCGACGACGCCCGCGCGGATGGCGCGCGTCGCGATCGCCTGCCCGGTCGCGAACCGGAACTCGGTGCCGAGCACGTGCACGACGCCGGCGGCGCGCGCGGCGTCGAGCATGCGCTCGGCCTCCTCGACGTTCGCGGCGAAGGGCTTCTCGCACATGACGTGCTTGCCCGCGCGCGCGGCGGCGATGGCGATCGCGGCGTGCGTGTGCGGCGGCGTCGCGATCGACACGATGTCGACGTCGCGCAGCGCGAGCGCGTCCTCGAGGTTCGTGAAGGCGTGCGGGATGCCGCCGCGCTTCGCGCGCTCGGCCGTCTTCGCCGCGTCGCGCCCGACGAGCGCGTGCACCTCGATGCCGGCCGCGCGCAGCGCGCGCGCGTGGGTGAGGAATCCGAAGCTCGTTCCGATCACCGCCGCGCGCAGCGTTCGCGTCGCCATCGATGCCTCCCGCGCGCCGGGCCCGGCGCGCGCGCACCCTAGCAGGTGTAGGCTGCGCGCTGCGGGAGGACGGCGCGCGTGGCGGAGTCGGGGGAGCGCGGAGGGAGAGCGCGCGTCGTCGCCGCGGCCGCGTTCGCGGCGCTGCTCGCCGCGGCGGCGTGCGCGCGGGGCGGCGACGCCGACCTCGCGGCACTCGCGCGCGCGCGCGCGAAGGCCGCGCCCGCGGCGCGCGAGTGGCGCACCTACCTCGGCGACGCGGCCTCGCGCCAGTGGTCGCCCGTCGACGCCATCCACGCGGGCAACGTGGCGGAGCTCGAGGTCGCGTGGCGCTACGACGCGCGCGGCCCGGACGGCGAGCTCGGCGAGATCCAGTGCAACCCGCTCGTCGTGAAGGGCGTGCTCTACGGCACGTCGCCGTCGCTGCGCCTGTTCGCGCTCGACGCCGAGACGGGCGCCGAGATCTGGAGCTACCGGCCGCGAGCGGGGGCGCGGAGCTTCCTGCCGAATCGCAACCGCGGACTCGTCTACTGGGAGGACGCGCGCTCGGGCGACGAGCGCCTCTTCTACGTCGTGAACCAGTACCTGCTCGCGGTCGACGCGCGCACGGGCCGCGCGGTCGAATCGTTCGGCGACGGCGGCCGCATCGACATCGGCGAGGGGCTCCCGCGCGCGGACCGCGCGGGCGCGATCACGTCGAACACGCCGGGCGTCGTCTTCGAGGATGCGCTGATCGTGCCGACGCGCGTGAACGAGCTCGCGGGCGCGGCGCCGGGCCACGTGCGCGCCTTCGACGTGCGCACGGGCGCGCTGCGCTGGACGTTCGAGACGATCCCGCGGCCGGGCGCGCCCGGTGCCGACACCTGGCCCGACGACGCGTGGAAGGAGATCGGCGGTGCGAACTCGTGGGCGGGCATGGCGCTCGACGTCGAGCGCGGGCTCGTCTTCGTTCCCACCGGCTCGGCCGCGTTCGACTACTACGGCGGCGATCGCGCGGGCGACAACCTGTTCGCGAACTCGCTCCTCGCGCTCGATGCGCGCACGGGCGAGCGGCGCTGGCACTACCAGATCGTCCGCCACGACCTGTGGGACCGCGACCTCCCGCAGCCGCCCAACCTCGTGACGATCGAGCGCGACGGCGCGCGCATCGACGCCGTGAGCCAGGTGACGAAGTCGGGGCACGTGTTCGTGTTCGACCGCGAGACGGGCGCGCCGCTGCACCCGATCGAGGAGGTCGCGGTGCGCGGCGAGCCGCTGCCGGGCGAAGCGCCGGCGCGCACGCAGCCGCTGCCCGTCCGCCCGCCGCCGCTCGCGCGGCAGGTGCTCGACGCGTCGACGGCGACGGACCGCACCGAGGCGGCGCGCGCGGCCGTGCTGCGGCGCCTCGACGAGGTCGAGTCGGGGCCGCCGTTCACGCTCCCGAGCCGTCGTCCGACGGTGCTCATGCCCGGCCTCGACGGCGGCGCCGAGTGGGGCGGCGCGGCCTTCGACGACGAGACCGGTCTCCTCTACGTGAACGTCAACG
This Myxococcota bacterium DNA region includes the following protein-coding sequences:
- a CDS encoding Gfo/Idh/MocA family oxidoreductase codes for the protein MATRTLRAAVIGTSFGFLTHARALRAAGIEVHALVGRDAAKTAERAKRGGIPHAFTNLEDALALRDVDIVSIATPPHTHAAIAIAAARAGKHVMCEKPFAANVEEAERMLDAARAAGVVHVLGTEFRFATGQAIATRAIRAGVVGAPRLATFLLLQPSLADPRGEVPAWWSDANEGGGWLGAYASHVVDQMRATLGEWSGLSASLDVVADRPAGFTAEDTFTIHFRTVAGCTGLLQSSAATLGPPAFASRISGPRGTLVIAGDQVSVTTASGTEKLPVPDDLASPPPVPPDRDLLVTAYDMMHSMGIDLAPFTKLFACMRDRILGRPTPPDPVPGTFEDGVALQRILDAIRRSAAAGSWEKLG
- a CDS encoding PQQ-binding-like beta-propeller repeat protein, yielding MAESGERGGRARVVAAAAFAALLAAAACARGGDADLAALARARAKAAPAAREWRTYLGDAASRQWSPVDAIHAGNVAELEVAWRYDARGPDGELGEIQCNPLVVKGVLYGTSPSLRLFALDAETGAEIWSYRPRAGARSFLPNRNRGLVYWEDARSGDERLFYVVNQYLLAVDARTGRAVESFGDGGRIDIGEGLPRADRAGAITSNTPGVVFEDALIVPTRVNELAGAAPGHVRAFDVRTGALRWTFETIPRPGAPGADTWPDDAWKEIGGANSWAGMALDVERGLVFVPTGSAAFDYYGGDRAGDNLFANSLLALDARTGERRWHYQIVRHDLWDRDLPQPPNLVTIERDGARIDAVSQVTKSGHVFVFDRETGAPLHPIEEVAVRGEPLPGEAPARTQPLPVRPPPLARQVLDASTATDRTEAARAAVLRRLDEVESGPPFTLPSRRPTVLMPGLDGGAEWGGAAFDDETGLLYVNVNDVPYLLQMTDFEREVGARNSGEMLYFLYCGGCHGADRAGDGYGTPSLVGVGERLGYFATHRVVRDGRGRMPGFGASLPWWQRALIVGHVRRAGGAATPPASAAGGAPPAAAPSSRGYFANGGWHRFSDPDGFPAIRPPWGTLAAVDLARGEIAWQVPLGDYPATLAAGRSGLGAESYGGPVATAGGLVFIAATPDAKLRAFDKWTGELRFEADLPAAGYATPAVYEVAGRPFVAVAAGGGKLGTPKGASWVAFSLPR